A genomic stretch from Microplitis mediator isolate UGA2020A chromosome 10, iyMicMedi2.1, whole genome shotgun sequence includes:
- the LOC130675670 gene encoding merozoite surface protein 2-like, translating into MRFAVIAFLAAMVACAAAVYTEHHSWIGNAGSGSGSGSGSSSGSGSSSGSGSGSGSSSGSGSGSGSGSGVWNGVGSGVWNGVGSGVWNGVGGRPWNYVNSAGVWNGVGSRPWNYVNGAGVWNGVRPWNVNNPAAWNVANNRVWNRVVA; encoded by the coding sequence ATGCGTTTCGCAGTTATCGCTTTTTTGGCCGCTATGGTTGCCTGTGCAGCAGCCGTATACACTGAACACCATTCATGGATCGGTAACGCTGGTAGTGGTAGCGGTAGTGGTAGCGGAAGTAGTAGTGGTAGTGGTAGCAGCAGCGGTAGCGGCAGCGGCAGCGGTAGCAGTAGCGGTAGCGGTAGCGGTAGCGGTAGCGGTAGTGGAGTATGGAATGGTGTAGGCAGTGGAGTATGGAATGGTGTTGGTAGCGGAGTATGGAATGGTGTTGGTGGCAGACCATGGAATTATGTTAATAGCGCAGGTGTATGGAATGGTGTTGGTAGCAGACCATGGAATTATGTTAATGGCGCAGGCGTATGGAACGGTGTCAGACCATGGAATGTTAACAACCCTGCCGCATGGAATGTTGCAAACAACAGAGTATGGAATCGTGTTGTCGCCTAA